AAACCAAACCGATCAATCAGTTCTTCATGGATGCTATTTATTGCTTTTTCTGATTCGCATGAGGCAAGACGCTTATACAACACCAGTCGTTCATGAATGTCAGGGCAATAGGACTCGGGCAACAAGGCAGGATAATGTAAATTAACATCAATATGCGTGTGGAGCGGATTATCTATATCCAATGTTTTGCCTTGTTTTAATAACGCAACGGCTCGTTTGAGCATGGCATGGTAAAGCGTATAACCGATTGCTTGCATATCACCGGATTGCTGTTCTCCTAAAACAGCTCCTGCACCCCGAATTTCTAAGTCTTGCATGGCTAAAGAAAATCCTGCTCCCAATTCATCTGATAATTGAATAGCTTCCAAACGCTTTGCTGCATCTGCTGTGATTTCATCTGGCACCAATAAATAAGCGTAAGCTTGGTGATGGGAGCGCCCTACTCTACCGCGTAATTGATGAAGTTGCGCTAATCCAAAACGGTCAGCGCGATGGACGATAATAGTATTAGCATTGGGTACATCAATGCCCGTTTCGATAATCGTGGAACAAAGCAAAACGGCGTAGCGTTGTTGCACAAAGTCTCGCATCACGGTTTCTAATGATTTTTCATGCATCTGGCCATGCGCTATACCGATCTGTATGTTGGGTAGCCATCTTATGAGGTTTTCATACATGGCATTGATGCGTTGGACTTCGTTATATAAGAAAAAGACTTGCCCGCCACGCCTTACTTCACGTAACACAGCTTCTTGAATAATCCCTTGACTCATGGGGGAGACAAAAGTTTTAACTGCTAAGCGCTGGTTTGGCGCTGTGGTGATCATCGAAAAATCACGCAATCCCTCAAGTGCCATGGAAAGTGTGCGCGGAATGGGTGTAGCGGTAAGGGTGAGTACATCGACATTGGCTCGCAAACGCTTTAAGGTTTCTTTTTGATGTACGCCAAATCGGTGCTCTTCATCAATAATCACTAATCCTAAATTTTTAAAAACAACATCAGATTGCAGTAAGCGGTGCGTACCAATAGCTATATCTATTGTGCCATGAGCAAGATCCAATAAAGCTTGATGCGTTACTTTTTTGCTACGAAAACGGGACAACTCAGTAATACGGACAGGCCAAGCAGTAAAGCGATCGCAGAAAACTTGGTAATGTTGTTCTGCTAATAATGTAGTCGGTACCAATACGCAAACTTGGTAACCATTCATCACCGCAATAAAAGTAGCACGTAAAGCGACTTCCGTTTTACCAAAACCAACATCGCCACATATCAAGCGATCCATTGGTTTACTTGAACACATATCGTTTATAACCGCCTGAACAGCACTTAATTGATCGGGTGTTTCTTCAAAAGGAAACCCAGCAATAAAAGCACGGTAATCTTTTTCTGATAACGTCAAGGTATGTCCTGTTCTTGCCATCCGCGCCGCATAAAGCGCCAAAAGTTCTGCTGCAGTATCGCGCACCGCTTCTAGTGCTTTGGCTTTAGTTTTGGCCCAACCAGCATGGCCTAACTGATTTAATGCAACCTGGTTAGCGTCCTGACCCATATAGCGTGAAATAAACTGTAACTGCGATACTGGTACATAAAGCTTGGCTGCATTGGCATACAGTATTTCCATCATCTCAGCTGTTGCTTCCCCAGCTTTGATCAACTTAAGGCCTTGATAACAACCAATACCATATTCTTCATGTACCACTTTATCGCCAACATGAATGGCCGATAGATCACGTGATGCAGGGTCGATGATGTTACGTGCTACTTTATCTGAATCACTGTGTTGCACATAATGTGCATAGTGTTGATAAAGAATAGCTTCTGTAATAACAGCAATGTTCTTATCAACAAAACTTTCAACAAGCGGCGTTTGGGCAATATATAA
This genomic stretch from Neisseriales bacterium harbors:
- the mfd gene encoding transcription-repair coupling factor, which gives rise to MSEQPFRRSKHQKILKVASDSLTIARLASADQLLVVLTKNARTAKRLVKEIAYFVPDIPIAYFPDWETLPYDHFSAHIDLISTRLMTLWQVRQRLIKIIVLTVNTALMRLLPLDYLMGRTFFLEVGQTLHMSRLCQDLVASGYHQVSQVVAHGEFAKRGGIIDLYPIGADLPYRIDLFDDQIETLCPFDPDTQKTITHVEKLHLLPAKEYPTDALAIHYFGERYLATLGSHHQNDRLYQNVAKGIWPAGIEYYLPLFFEKTATLFDYIGQRAHIVSLENAFSAVTTWWHDINRFYHIAQSDMDRPILPPDRLYITPDEWDQHLLSYPCQSIAVKPSAIPDMAITSHAKTSLATLKTFLDTFSGKVLITSKSVGRLETLKQLLKEATLAVMNIDSWSAFIAGHDALYIAQTPLVESFVDKNIAVITEAILYQHYAHYVQHSDSDKVARNIIDPASRDLSAIHVGDKVVHEEYGIGCYQGLKLIKAGEATAEMMEILYANAAKLYVPVSQLQFISRYMGQDANQVALNQLGHAGWAKTKAKALEAVRDTAAELLALYAARMARTGHTLTLSEKDYRAFIAGFPFEETPDQLSAVQAVINDMCSSKPMDRLICGDVGFGKTEVALRATFIAVMNGYQVCVLVPTTLLAEQHYQVFCDRFTAWPVRITELSRFRSKKVTHQALLDLAHGTIDIAIGTHRLLQSDVVFKNLGLVIIDEEHRFGVHQKETLKRLRANVDVLTLTATPIPRTLSMALEGLRDFSMITTAPNQRLAVKTFVSPMSQGIIQEAVLREVRRGGQVFFLYNEVQRINAMYENLIRWLPNIQIGIAHGQMHEKSLETVMRDFVQQRYAVLLCSTIIETGIDVPNANTIIVHRADRFGLAQLHQLRGRVGRSHHQAYAYLLVPDEITADAAKRLEAIQLSDELGAGFSLAMQDLEIRGAGAVLGEQQSGDMQAIGYTLYHAMLKRAVALLKQGKTLDIDNPLHTHIDVNLHYPALLPESYCPDIHERLVLYKRLASCESEKAINSIHEELIDRFGLLPEPAQALLENCRIGQMAKPLGIIKFDATEQRLTIQFSAKPAIDASRMVAWLQTQTHASLISADKLQIKIAMPRLVDRIDQSKQVLKALGA